One Cucurbita pepo subsp. pepo cultivar mu-cu-16 chromosome LG07, ASM280686v2, whole genome shotgun sequence genomic region harbors:
- the LOC111798622 gene encoding ABSCISIC ACID-INSENSITIVE 5-like protein 5 isoform X3, translating into MNFKDFGSDPSAGNGGGGGRPSANHPLARQSSIYSLTFDEFQSMGSIGKDFGSMNMDELLKNIWSAEEMQTMASSAAVVAAAAKEGAGGVNGSGGYLQRQGSLTLPRTLSQKKVDEVWKDIMDEHGGTKDGNIVASGLQQRQQTLGEMTLEEFLLRAGVVREDTQLNGCPNNGGFFGNNNHIPIQSSNLLLNVNGVRAHQPQPIFPKQPTETTYGSQLPLSSDGIMGLADQRLSSNLMQGSALQGGRMGVVSLAAGAMPVATGSPANQLSSDGIGKSNGDTSSLSPVPYALNGVRGRRCNGTLDRVVERRQRRMIKNRESAARSRARKQAYTIELEAEVAKLKEENQELRQKQALKVMDTQQGTKKRCLRRTLTGPW; encoded by the exons ATGAATTTCAAGGATTTTGGGAGTGACCCATCTGCTGGAAACGGCGGAGGAGGTGGGCGGCCTTCTGCTAACCATCCATTAGCGCGGCAATCATCTATCTACTCGCTGACATTCGATGAGTTTCAGAGTATGGGGAGTATAGGGAAGGATTTTGGGTCAATGAACATGGATGAGCTGTTGAAGAACATTTGGAGCGCTGAAGAAATGCAAACGATGGCATCTTCTGCtgctgttgttgctgctgctgctaaaGAAGGGGCTGGTGGTGTTAATGGTAGTGGTGGGTATTTGCAGAGACAAGGCTCTTTGACACTGCCACGGACACTCAGCCAGAAGAAGGTGGATGAGGTATGGAAGGACATAATGGATGAACATGGTGGTACTAAAGATGGGAATATTGTTGCTTCTGGTTTGCAACAGAGGCAGCAAACTCTTGGGGAGATGACACTTGAAGAATTTTTGTTGAGAGCTGGAGTTGTGAGAGAGGATACTCAATTGAATGGATGCCCCAACAATGGAGGATTCTTTGGCAATAACAATCATATTCCAATTCAATCTTCGAACTTATTGTTGAATGTTAATGGAGTTAGAGCACATCAGCCACAACCAATATTTCCAAAGCAGCCTACTGAGACCACATATGGGTCTCAGCTGCCTTTGTCTAGTGATGGGATTATGGGGCTTGCGGATCAAAGGTTGAGCTCAAATTTGATGCAAGGCTCTGCACTGCAGGGTGGAAGGATGGGAGTGGTTAGCTTAGCAGCTGGGGCTATGCCTGTTGCAACAGGATCTCCAGCAAACCAGCTATCATCTGATGGGATTGGAAAGAGCAATGGTGATACCTCGTCCTTGTCTCCGGTGCCTTATGCGCTTAATGGAGTGCGGGGGAGGAGATGTAATGGGACTCTGGACAGGGTTGTCGAGAGGAGGCAGCGCAGAATGATAAAGAACAGGGAGTCGGCTGCTCGATCGCGGGCTCGAAAGCAG GCTTACACGATTGAGCTGGAAGCGGAGGTGGCGAAGCTAAAAGAGGAGAACCAAGAACTCCGGCAAAAACAG GCATTGAAAGTAATGGATACACAACAAGGAACAAAGAAACGATGCTTAAGACGAACGCTGACTGGTCCGTGGTGA
- the LOC111798344 gene encoding serine/threonine-protein kinase tricorner-like, with protein sequence MDGGDGTVRLGALNLKPDRSGFDLGPDVSVSSPVTRQKAAAAKQFIENHYKNYLQGLQDRKERRRTLQRKAQEAQVSAEEQEEMLRNLERRETEFMRLQRRKVGIDDFEQLTVIGKGAFGEVRLCRAKGTGEVFAMKKLKKSEMLSRGQVEHVRSERNLLAEVDSRCIVKLFYSFQDSEFLYLIMEYLPGGDIMTLLMREDVLSEDVARFYIAESVLAIHSIHQHNYIHRDIKPDNLILDKNGHLKLSDFGLCKPLDDKYSSILLNDEDLTAQQAKSEGQGHTDTNGSQWMMPKEQIQQWKRNRRALAFSTVGTLDYMAPEVLLKKGYGMECDWWSLGAIMYEMLAGYPPFCSDDPRMTFRKIINWRTCLKFPEEPKISEEAKDLITHLLCDVETRLGTRGVEEIKVSQTKKTFPFNLCQVWRVIASIH encoded by the exons ATGGATGGTGGTGATGGAACTGTGAGGCTTGGGGCTCTGAACTTGAAGCCGGATCGGAGCGGCTTTGATTTGGGACCTGATGTGTCTGTTTCGTCTCCGGTGACCAGGCAGAAAGCCGCCGCTGCTAAACAGTTTATAGAGAATCATTACAAGAATTATCTCCAAGGTCTGCAGGATCGCAAAGAGAG ACGGAGAACGCTTCAACGAAAAGCGCAAGAAGCTCAGGTATCAGCTGAAGAACAGGAAGAGATGCTGAGGAATTTGGAACGCAGAGAAACAGAATTTATGAGACTGCAAAGACGTAAAGTTGGAATTGATGACTTTGAACAATTAACAGTCATCGGTAAAGGTGCATTCGGTGAG GTTAGATTATGTCGTGCAAAGGGAACTGGGGAAGTTTTTGCCATGAAGAAGCTGAAGAAATCAGAGATGCTTAGCCGTGGGCAG GTTGAGCATGTTCGATCCGAGAGGAATTTACTTGCAGAGGTTGATAGTCGATGCATTGTAAAactcttctattcttttcaaGACTCTGAATTCTTATACCTTATTATGGAGTATTTACCTGGCGGTGACATTATGACATTACTAATGAGAGAAGACGTTCTGTCGGAGGATGTTGCTCGCTTTTACATAGCGGAGAGCGTTTTAGCTATTCATTCAATTCATCAGCACAACTATATACATAG GGATATAAAACCAGATAACCTGATACTAGATAAGAATGGCCATCTGAAGCTTTCAGATTTTGGCTTGTGCAAGCCTCTGGATGATAAGTATTCAAGTATACTTTTGAATGACGAAGATTTAACAGCCCAGCAGGCCAAAAGTGAAGGTCAAGGTCATACTGACACTAATGGATCCCAATGGATGATGCCAAAAGAACAAATTCAACAGTGGAAGCGTAATCGCCGTGCATTG GCTTTTTCAACTGTTGGGACCCTGGATTACATGGCACCTGAAGTATTGCTTAAGAAAGGATATGGGATGGAGTGTGATTGGTGGTCATTAGGGGCTATTATGTATGAAATGCTGGCTGGTTATCCTCCTTTTTGTTCTGATGATCCAAGGATGACTTTCCGCAAG ATAATAAATTGGAGAACTTGCCTGAAATTTCCCGAGGAACCGAAAATCTCAGAGGAAGCCAAGGATCTTATCACTCACTTGCTATGTGATGTTGAAACCAGGTTGGGAACTCGAGGAGTAGAGGAAATAAAGGTAAGCCAGACAAAGAAAACATTTCCTTTTAACTTATGTCAAGTATGGAGAGTAATAGCTTCTATTCATTGA
- the LOC111798783 gene encoding probable carbohydrate esterase At4g34215: MAGRGGVENNTKGNLVWDGKVPLDCQSDPSILRLNPEHQWEIAHEPLHLGIDIGKTPGIGPGIAFAHQFIAKAGQKAGVVGLVPCARGGTLIEQWSKNPSNTSATFYQNFIERIKTSEKEGGVVRALFWYQGESDAAMSDTAHRYKDNLKKFITDIRNDIKPRFLPVIIVKISMYDFFMKHDTHDLPAVRAAEDAVQKELPDIITIDSWELPINFTTYEGFSWDHGHFNSATEIALGKWLADTYLSHYGHLL, from the coding sequence ATGGCTGGTCGAGGTGGGGTAGAGAACAATACAAAGGGGAATCTTGTGTGGGATGGGAAGGTCCCATTAGATTGTCAATCCGACCCATCCATCCTACGGTTGAACCCTGAGCACCAGTGGGAGATAGCACATGAACCTCTCCATTTGGGGATTGACATCGGCAAAACTCCAGGGATTGGTCCAGGAATAGCATTTGCTCACCAGTTCATAGCAAAAGCTGGACAAAAGGCAGGCGTCGTGGGTTTAGTTCCTTGTGCTAGAGGTGGCACTTTAATTGAACAATGGAGTAAAAACCCTAGCAATACAAGTGCAACTTTTTaccaaaatttcattgaaCGAATTAAAACATCAGAAAAAGAAGGTGGGGTTGTGCGGGCTTTGTTTTGGTACCAAGGAGAGAGCGATGCGGCTATGAGTGACACTGCTCATAGATACAAAGACAACTTAAAGAAGTTCATCACCGACATCCGCAATGATATAAAACCTAGATTTTTACCTGTCATTATTGTTAAGATATCCatgtatgatttttttatgaagCACGATACTCATGATTTACCAGCAGTGAGAGCCGCTGAAGATGCAGTCCAAAAAGAGCTTCCAGACATCATTACTATCGACTCTTGGGAGTTGCCTATAAACTTTACCACATATGAAGGCTTTAGCTGGGATCATGGTCATTTTAATAGTGCAACTGAGATTGCTTTGGGTAAATGGTTGGCTGATACCTATCTCTCCCACTATGGTCATTTACTTTGA
- the LOC111798622 gene encoding ABSCISIC ACID-INSENSITIVE 5-like protein 5 isoform X4 — MNFKDFGSDPSAGNGGGGGRPSANHPLARQSSIYSLTFDEFQSMGSIGKDFGSMNMDELLKNIWSAEEMQTMASSAAVVAAAAKEGAGGVNGSGGYLQRQGSLTLPRTLSQKKVDEVWKDIMDEHGGTKDGNIVASGLQQRQQTLGEMTLEEFLLRAGVVREDTQLNGCPNNGGFFGNNNHIPIQSSNLLLNVNGVRAHQPQPIFPKQPTETTYGSQLPLSSDGIMGLADQRLSSNLMQGSALQGGRMGVVSLAAGAMPVATGSPANQLSSDGIGKSNGDTSSLSPVPYALNGVRGRRCNGTLDRVVERRQRRMIKNRESAARSRARKQAYTMELEAEVAKLKEENQELRQKQALKVMDTQQGTKKRCLRRTLTGPW; from the exons ATGAATTTCAAGGATTTTGGGAGTGACCCATCTGCTGGAAACGGCGGAGGAGGTGGGCGGCCTTCTGCTAACCATCCATTAGCGCGGCAATCATCTATCTACTCGCTGACATTCGATGAGTTTCAGAGTATGGGGAGTATAGGGAAGGATTTTGGGTCAATGAACATGGATGAGCTGTTGAAGAACATTTGGAGCGCTGAAGAAATGCAAACGATGGCATCTTCTGCtgctgttgttgctgctgctgctaaaGAAGGGGCTGGTGGTGTTAATGGTAGTGGTGGGTATTTGCAGAGACAAGGCTCTTTGACACTGCCACGGACACTCAGCCAGAAGAAGGTGGATGAGGTATGGAAGGACATAATGGATGAACATGGTGGTACTAAAGATGGGAATATTGTTGCTTCTGGTTTGCAACAGAGGCAGCAAACTCTTGGGGAGATGACACTTGAAGAATTTTTGTTGAGAGCTGGAGTTGTGAGAGAGGATACTCAATTGAATGGATGCCCCAACAATGGAGGATTCTTTGGCAATAACAATCATATTCCAATTCAATCTTCGAACTTATTGTTGAATGTTAATGGAGTTAGAGCACATCAGCCACAACCAATATTTCCAAAGCAGCCTACTGAGACCACATATGGGTCTCAGCTGCCTTTGTCTAGTGATGGGATTATGGGGCTTGCGGATCAAAGGTTGAGCTCAAATTTGATGCAAGGCTCTGCACTGCAGGGTGGAAGGATGGGAGTGGTTAGCTTAGCAGCTGGGGCTATGCCTGTTGCAACAGGATCTCCAGCAAACCAGCTATCATCTGATGGGATTGGAAAGAGCAATGGTGATACCTCGTCCTTGTCTCCGGTGCCTTATGCGCTTAATGGAGTGCGGGGGAGGAGATGTAATGGGACTCTGGACAGGGTTGTCGAGAGGAGGCAGCGCAGAATGATAAAGAACAGGGAGTCGGCTGCTCGATCGCGGGCTCGAAAGCAG GCTTACACGATGGAGCTGGAAGCGGAGGTGGCGAAGCTAAAAGAGGAGAACCAAGAACTCCGGCAAAAACAG GCATTGAAAGTAATGGATACACAACAAGGAACAAAGAAACGATGCTTAAGACGAACGCTGACTGGTCCGTGGTGA
- the LOC111798622 gene encoding ABSCISIC ACID-INSENSITIVE 5-like protein 5 isoform X1: MNFKDFGSDPSAGNGGGGGRPSANHPLARQSSIYSLTFDEFQSMGSIGKDFGSMNMDELLKNIWSAEEMQTMASSAAVVAAAAKEGAGGVNGSGGYLQRQGSLTLPRTLSQKKVDEVWKDIMDEHGGTKDGNIVASGLQQRQQTLGEMTLEEFLLRAGVVREDTQLNGCPNNGGFFGNNNHIPIQSSNLLLNVNGVRAHQPQPIFPKQPTETTYGSQLPLSSDGIMGLADQRLSSNLMQGSALQGGRMGVVSLAAGAMPVATGSPANQLSSDGIGKSNGDTSSLSPVPYALNGVRGRRCNGTLDRVVERRQRRMIKNRESAARSRARKQAYTIELEAEVAKLKEENQELRQKQAEIMEMHKNRALKVMDTQQGTKKRCLRRTLTGPW; encoded by the exons ATGAATTTCAAGGATTTTGGGAGTGACCCATCTGCTGGAAACGGCGGAGGAGGTGGGCGGCCTTCTGCTAACCATCCATTAGCGCGGCAATCATCTATCTACTCGCTGACATTCGATGAGTTTCAGAGTATGGGGAGTATAGGGAAGGATTTTGGGTCAATGAACATGGATGAGCTGTTGAAGAACATTTGGAGCGCTGAAGAAATGCAAACGATGGCATCTTCTGCtgctgttgttgctgctgctgctaaaGAAGGGGCTGGTGGTGTTAATGGTAGTGGTGGGTATTTGCAGAGACAAGGCTCTTTGACACTGCCACGGACACTCAGCCAGAAGAAGGTGGATGAGGTATGGAAGGACATAATGGATGAACATGGTGGTACTAAAGATGGGAATATTGTTGCTTCTGGTTTGCAACAGAGGCAGCAAACTCTTGGGGAGATGACACTTGAAGAATTTTTGTTGAGAGCTGGAGTTGTGAGAGAGGATACTCAATTGAATGGATGCCCCAACAATGGAGGATTCTTTGGCAATAACAATCATATTCCAATTCAATCTTCGAACTTATTGTTGAATGTTAATGGAGTTAGAGCACATCAGCCACAACCAATATTTCCAAAGCAGCCTACTGAGACCACATATGGGTCTCAGCTGCCTTTGTCTAGTGATGGGATTATGGGGCTTGCGGATCAAAGGTTGAGCTCAAATTTGATGCAAGGCTCTGCACTGCAGGGTGGAAGGATGGGAGTGGTTAGCTTAGCAGCTGGGGCTATGCCTGTTGCAACAGGATCTCCAGCAAACCAGCTATCATCTGATGGGATTGGAAAGAGCAATGGTGATACCTCGTCCTTGTCTCCGGTGCCTTATGCGCTTAATGGAGTGCGGGGGAGGAGATGTAATGGGACTCTGGACAGGGTTGTCGAGAGGAGGCAGCGCAGAATGATAAAGAACAGGGAGTCGGCTGCTCGATCGCGGGCTCGAAAGCAG GCTTACACGATTGAGCTGGAAGCGGAGGTGGCGAAGCTAAAAGAGGAGAACCAAGAACTCCGGCAAAAACAG GCAGAAATCATGGAAATGCACAAGAACCGG GCATTGAAAGTAATGGATACACAACAAGGAACAAAGAAACGATGCTTAAGACGAACGCTGACTGGTCCGTGGTGA
- the LOC111798622 gene encoding ABSCISIC ACID-INSENSITIVE 5-like protein 5 isoform X2: MNFKDFGSDPSAGNGGGGGRPSANHPLARQSSIYSLTFDEFQSMGSIGKDFGSMNMDELLKNIWSAEEMQTMASSAAVVAAAAKEGAGGVNGSGGYLQRQGSLTLPRTLSQKKVDEVWKDIMDEHGGTKDGNIVASGLQQRQQTLGEMTLEEFLLRAGVVREDTQLNGCPNNGGFFGNNNHIPIQSSNLLLNVNGVRAHQPQPIFPKQPTETTYGSQLPLSSDGIMGLADQRLSSNLMQGSALQGGRMGVVSLAAGAMPVATGSPANQLSSDGIGKSNGDTSSLSPVPYALNGVRGRRCNGTLDRVVERRQRRMIKNRESAARSRARKQAYTMELEAEVAKLKEENQELRQKQAEIMEMHKNRALKVMDTQQGTKKRCLRRTLTGPW, from the exons ATGAATTTCAAGGATTTTGGGAGTGACCCATCTGCTGGAAACGGCGGAGGAGGTGGGCGGCCTTCTGCTAACCATCCATTAGCGCGGCAATCATCTATCTACTCGCTGACATTCGATGAGTTTCAGAGTATGGGGAGTATAGGGAAGGATTTTGGGTCAATGAACATGGATGAGCTGTTGAAGAACATTTGGAGCGCTGAAGAAATGCAAACGATGGCATCTTCTGCtgctgttgttgctgctgctgctaaaGAAGGGGCTGGTGGTGTTAATGGTAGTGGTGGGTATTTGCAGAGACAAGGCTCTTTGACACTGCCACGGACACTCAGCCAGAAGAAGGTGGATGAGGTATGGAAGGACATAATGGATGAACATGGTGGTACTAAAGATGGGAATATTGTTGCTTCTGGTTTGCAACAGAGGCAGCAAACTCTTGGGGAGATGACACTTGAAGAATTTTTGTTGAGAGCTGGAGTTGTGAGAGAGGATACTCAATTGAATGGATGCCCCAACAATGGAGGATTCTTTGGCAATAACAATCATATTCCAATTCAATCTTCGAACTTATTGTTGAATGTTAATGGAGTTAGAGCACATCAGCCACAACCAATATTTCCAAAGCAGCCTACTGAGACCACATATGGGTCTCAGCTGCCTTTGTCTAGTGATGGGATTATGGGGCTTGCGGATCAAAGGTTGAGCTCAAATTTGATGCAAGGCTCTGCACTGCAGGGTGGAAGGATGGGAGTGGTTAGCTTAGCAGCTGGGGCTATGCCTGTTGCAACAGGATCTCCAGCAAACCAGCTATCATCTGATGGGATTGGAAAGAGCAATGGTGATACCTCGTCCTTGTCTCCGGTGCCTTATGCGCTTAATGGAGTGCGGGGGAGGAGATGTAATGGGACTCTGGACAGGGTTGTCGAGAGGAGGCAGCGCAGAATGATAAAGAACAGGGAGTCGGCTGCTCGATCGCGGGCTCGAAAGCAG GCTTACACGATGGAGCTGGAAGCGGAGGTGGCGAAGCTAAAAGAGGAGAACCAAGAACTCCGGCAAAAACAG GCAGAAATCATGGAAATGCACAAGAACCGG GCATTGAAAGTAATGGATACACAACAAGGAACAAAGAAACGATGCTTAAGACGAACGCTGACTGGTCCGTGGTGA
- the LOC111798989 gene encoding uncharacterized protein LOC111798989 isoform X2, which yields MQGSRVKKLSEMGFREQTALSRPAFRARDSSPDSVIYALESSFSLFSSASASVERCSFASEAHDRDSLISEISLHLAGHDEDPEQNKPALSNKHSRLYTNGEKAKDESNVDLDDENRTVDSARNSFSLALKECQDHRSRSKAQSSKLDEKKPASLDLNNANTASSPRLTAVKKNVVVTTHKTATFPSPGTPSYRHNSFSMPKGWSSERVPLQNNGGRKHTNNPALLTLNSGRTLPSKWEDAERWIFSPISGDGVVKTSAQRPQQRPKSKSGPLGPPGTAYYSMYSPAAPAYEGGTFRNFITESPFSAGVVSTNGLAVHSGGHEGSFHGQTEPSMARSVSVHGCSEMSGQLSSTTGLQEGSRENLATVKNSGTDVSRVVSRRDVATQMSPEDSMHSSPRTKSSITASTSSAMHMFELGAVTSSKLDIRDVQVDNQVATTRWSKKHKGSFPRKDSLDYKRKNDADVASRCPDLDIPIMGKSISKVKREEAKIAAWENLQKAKADAAIRKLEMKLEKKRASSMHKIMNKLKSAQKKAQEMRNSVMGNQSLQDNRTSSFKSLSFNGSRHMSSLSGCFTCHAF from the exons ATGCAGGGAAGTAGAGTGAAGAAGTTGTCGGAGATGGGGTTTCGAGAACAAACGGCGTTGTCGAGACCAGCTTTCAGAGCTCGGGATTCCAGTCCTGATTCTGTCATTTATGCGCTCGAATCCAGTTTTAGTCTCTTCTCCTCTGCTTCTGCTAGTGTTGAGCGATGTTCTTTTGCATCGGAGGCCCACGACCGCGATTCCCTTATCTCTGAAATCTCTCTT CATTTGGCAGGGCATGATGAAGATCCAGAACAAAACAAGCCTGCACTAAGCAACAAGCACAGTCGTCTCTATACAAATGGAGAAAAAGCGAAAG ATGAAAGCAATGTCGACTTAGACGACGAGAATCGAACGGTCGATTCAGCGAGGAATTCGTTTTCTCTTGCTCTTAAAG AGTGTCAAGATCATAGATCCAGATCTAAAGCTCAATCCAGTAAGCTGGATGAAAAGAAACCTGCTTCGTTGGATCTAAACAACGCTAATACAGCTTCCTCACCTCGTTTAACGGCTGTCAAGAAGAACGTTGTAGTAACGACGCATAAGACTGCAACATTTCCAAGCCCTGGGACGCCGAGTTATCGGCACAATAGCTTTAGTATGCCAAAAGGGTGGAGTTCAGAGCGAGTGCCATTGCAGAACAATGGTGGCCGGAAACATACTAATAACCCTGCATTGCTGACTCTCAACAGCGGTAGAACGTTGCCATCGAAGTGGGAAGATGCTGAAAGGTGGATCTTTAGTCCTATATCCGGTGATGGGGTTGTGAAGACTTCGGCTCAACGTCCTCAACAGCGTCCGAAGTCGAAGAGTGGTCCGCTTGGCCCTCCTGGTACTGCATACTATTCGATGTATTCACCTGCTGCTCCTGCCTATGAAGGAGGGACTTTTAGGAACTTCATTACAGAATCCCCATTTTCAGCTGGAGTTGTATCAACGAATGGTTTGGCTGTTCATTCTGGTGGACATGAAGGGTCCTTTCATGGACAAACAGAGCCCTCCATGGCACGCTCGGTTAGCGTTCATGGCTGCTCTGAAATGTCGGGTCAATTGTCATCAACAACAGGTTTGCAAGAAG GATCGAGAGAAAACTTGGCTACAGTCAAGAACTCGGGGACAGACGTTTCTCGTGTTGTTTCAAGAAGGGATGTGGCTACACAAATGAGCCCGGAGGATAGCATGCATTCATCTCCAAGGACGAAGTCGTCAATCACTGCCTCCACTTCATCGGCTATGCATATGTTTGAGCTGGGAGCTGTTACTTCTTCTAAGTTGGATATCAGGGACGTGCAAGTCGATAATCAGGTCGCCACGACAAGATGGTCGAAGAAACATAAGGGGTCATTTCCTCGGAAAGATTCTCTCGACTACAAGAGGAAGAACGATGCGGATGTGGCTTCTCGTTGTCCGGATTTAGACATTCCTATCATGGGAAAAAGTATTTCAAA GGTTAAGCGCGAGGAAGCGAAAATAGCAGCATGGGAGAATCTACAGAAAGCGAAGGCCGATGCAGCTATACGAAAGCTAGAG ATGAAGCTGGAGAAGAAGCGAGCGAGCTCGATGCATAAGATCATGAATAAACTGAAATCTGCTCAGAAGAAAGCCCAAGAAATGAGGAACTCAGTGATGGGAAACCAGTCCCTCCAAGATAACAGGACATCTTCTTTCAAGTCTTTATCTTTTAATGGAAGCCGTCATATGAGCTCCCTAAGTGGTTGTTTCACCTGCCATGCTTTTTAG
- the LOC111798989 gene encoding uncharacterized protein LOC111798989 isoform X1: MQGSRVKKLSEMGFREQTALSRPAFRARDSSPDSVIYALESSFSLFSSASASVERCSFASEAHDRDSLISEISLHLAGHDEDPEQNKPALSNKHSRLYTNGEKAKVHKDESNVDLDDENRTVDSARNSFSLALKECQDHRSRSKAQSSKLDEKKPASLDLNNANTASSPRLTAVKKNVVVTTHKTATFPSPGTPSYRHNSFSMPKGWSSERVPLQNNGGRKHTNNPALLTLNSGRTLPSKWEDAERWIFSPISGDGVVKTSAQRPQQRPKSKSGPLGPPGTAYYSMYSPAAPAYEGGTFRNFITESPFSAGVVSTNGLAVHSGGHEGSFHGQTEPSMARSVSVHGCSEMSGQLSSTTGLQEGSRENLATVKNSGTDVSRVVSRRDVATQMSPEDSMHSSPRTKSSITASTSSAMHMFELGAVTSSKLDIRDVQVDNQVATTRWSKKHKGSFPRKDSLDYKRKNDADVASRCPDLDIPIMGKSISKVKREEAKIAAWENLQKAKADAAIRKLEMKLEKKRASSMHKIMNKLKSAQKKAQEMRNSVMGNQSLQDNRTSSFKSLSFNGSRHMSSLSGCFTCHAF, from the exons ATGCAGGGAAGTAGAGTGAAGAAGTTGTCGGAGATGGGGTTTCGAGAACAAACGGCGTTGTCGAGACCAGCTTTCAGAGCTCGGGATTCCAGTCCTGATTCTGTCATTTATGCGCTCGAATCCAGTTTTAGTCTCTTCTCCTCTGCTTCTGCTAGTGTTGAGCGATGTTCTTTTGCATCGGAGGCCCACGACCGCGATTCCCTTATCTCTGAAATCTCTCTT CATTTGGCAGGGCATGATGAAGATCCAGAACAAAACAAGCCTGCACTAAGCAACAAGCACAGTCGTCTCTATACAAATGGAGAAAAAGCGAAAG TTCATAAAGATGAAAGCAATGTCGACTTAGACGACGAGAATCGAACGGTCGATTCAGCGAGGAATTCGTTTTCTCTTGCTCTTAAAG AGTGTCAAGATCATAGATCCAGATCTAAAGCTCAATCCAGTAAGCTGGATGAAAAGAAACCTGCTTCGTTGGATCTAAACAACGCTAATACAGCTTCCTCACCTCGTTTAACGGCTGTCAAGAAGAACGTTGTAGTAACGACGCATAAGACTGCAACATTTCCAAGCCCTGGGACGCCGAGTTATCGGCACAATAGCTTTAGTATGCCAAAAGGGTGGAGTTCAGAGCGAGTGCCATTGCAGAACAATGGTGGCCGGAAACATACTAATAACCCTGCATTGCTGACTCTCAACAGCGGTAGAACGTTGCCATCGAAGTGGGAAGATGCTGAAAGGTGGATCTTTAGTCCTATATCCGGTGATGGGGTTGTGAAGACTTCGGCTCAACGTCCTCAACAGCGTCCGAAGTCGAAGAGTGGTCCGCTTGGCCCTCCTGGTACTGCATACTATTCGATGTATTCACCTGCTGCTCCTGCCTATGAAGGAGGGACTTTTAGGAACTTCATTACAGAATCCCCATTTTCAGCTGGAGTTGTATCAACGAATGGTTTGGCTGTTCATTCTGGTGGACATGAAGGGTCCTTTCATGGACAAACAGAGCCCTCCATGGCACGCTCGGTTAGCGTTCATGGCTGCTCTGAAATGTCGGGTCAATTGTCATCAACAACAGGTTTGCAAGAAG GATCGAGAGAAAACTTGGCTACAGTCAAGAACTCGGGGACAGACGTTTCTCGTGTTGTTTCAAGAAGGGATGTGGCTACACAAATGAGCCCGGAGGATAGCATGCATTCATCTCCAAGGACGAAGTCGTCAATCACTGCCTCCACTTCATCGGCTATGCATATGTTTGAGCTGGGAGCTGTTACTTCTTCTAAGTTGGATATCAGGGACGTGCAAGTCGATAATCAGGTCGCCACGACAAGATGGTCGAAGAAACATAAGGGGTCATTTCCTCGGAAAGATTCTCTCGACTACAAGAGGAAGAACGATGCGGATGTGGCTTCTCGTTGTCCGGATTTAGACATTCCTATCATGGGAAAAAGTATTTCAAA GGTTAAGCGCGAGGAAGCGAAAATAGCAGCATGGGAGAATCTACAGAAAGCGAAGGCCGATGCAGCTATACGAAAGCTAGAG ATGAAGCTGGAGAAGAAGCGAGCGAGCTCGATGCATAAGATCATGAATAAACTGAAATCTGCTCAGAAGAAAGCCCAAGAAATGAGGAACTCAGTGATGGGAAACCAGTCCCTCCAAGATAACAGGACATCTTCTTTCAAGTCTTTATCTTTTAATGGAAGCCGTCATATGAGCTCCCTAAGTGGTTGTTTCACCTGCCATGCTTTTTAG